The DNA segment AGAGCAGGGGCAGGGGTTAGTAAAGCTGCCCTTGTCAACCCTACCATTCCTCCCAGTCTGTCCCGGACCCCCACTCACCGCCTAAGTTGATGACGCAGGAGGCGATGATGATGAGGACCCCCCCTACCAGGGCCACGATGCTTAAGAGCTTGGCCACGCGGCCCAGACGCTGGGCCCCATCCACGTCCCCCTGCTGCAGGCTGTTCCGGGACTGGGGTTAGGTGAGGGGTGGGGCATCATAGCCCAGTTCAGGAGAAGCCAGCCCAGCAGGGATCAGGTGAAAGAGTCGTCCAGAGGAGATAGGCCAGCCCCATGGACAGTGGTTAAGGGAAGGAGGGTTGGAAAGGCAAGGCGAGGAGGGCACAGGTCAGCAAGGCAGTGTGAAACATGTCTTGATATCCCTCCCACCTAAAGGGGTAAGGCAATCATGGCTCAGAGGGTGGAGTCCTAGGGAGAGGCAAGCAAAGGCCCCAtaattgggaagtgagatccatGCAGAGAGGGAAGGTGAGGTTACTCCTGGGGCTCTGTCCCAGCGGTGGCCGGAATCTGGGAGTCACAGCAGGCCTGGGCCAGGGTCCCATGGGGCTCACCATGACGGCATAAGCGAAGGCCACGATGTTGACAGGCCACATGGGGCAGAAGCAGGACAAGATGGCGAGGATGATGTAGTCCCGAGGTTTCTGAGTGCCTTCACCCCCCTCGACCCCAGACCCTGCTAGCTGGGAGCTGGAGTGGCGGCTCAGGCTACCTCGGGGAGATCCTGGATGCCCACTGTGACCCCTTCTTAGTCGGTCCTCCTCAACCAGCTGCTGTAGCACACGGGGAGGAGCCCCATTggctggggttttttttgtagaGGGTGGTGAGTGAGGTTGGGGGGCTGGGCCCTCTTCCCCATCACCAGCCTGCAGGGGAACCACGGCCCCATTCTCCTGTTTTTCCCCCATGCTCTCAGTCAGAGTCTCAGGGGTAGGGTCCTCCTGGGTAGGGGTCTCTGGCTGAAGGGCTGGCTTGGGGATGGGCTGGGAACCTGACTGGGGATCTGGATGAGGGTCTGACTGGGGGTCTGCTAGGGGAGTGGGTTCTGAGGCTGGCTCAAGTGGGGCTGCAGACTCCAGGTTGGACCCCTGGTCTGCAGTGGCCTCTTTGCTCACTTCTGGTTTGGGTGCTGACTCTTGGCATGCTTCTTTGGGGTTGGGGTTGGCCTTCGATTCCCCTCCTGGGCCTGAGCTGAGGTCTCTGGCCTGGGCTGTTTCTGGGGCCCCAGCTGGGGTCTCTGTGTTTTCTGGAGCCAGTCCAGCCTTGGGCTCTGAGTCCACAGGGTCCCCAGCGATGTCTGGGCCTGGTTGCAGGGCCTCTGGTTCTTCTGGGACCTGGAGAGGGCCAGTTTTGGCTTCAGGATGGCCAGGCCCTTCTCCCTGGGTCTGGGGACCCTCCTCTATCTGCTTCATCTTAGAGACCTCAGAGCTGCTGACTGCCATCTTGAGATGGGAACAGGGAGAGGGCCTCTGTGGGGAGGTTAGAGCAGCAGAGACAGCAGCAAATCCTAGAAGAGGAGGAGACAGGCTTGGTATGAGGAGGGAAGAGGTGGCTCTCAGCACTACAGCTCAAGAGGGCTATGCTCCTGTCGCAGGGCTAGCCTTGGGGTGCCtctgggaagaggaagaaaagttgGGGTTTACTTTGCCTTGGGTGGGACagtctggggaggggaggggtgctctgCTCAGTCTTCTGCTAGGAGAGCCCTGGGAAGATTAACCCTTTTGTAAACAGAACCCTCCCGTGGTCTCTTCCTGGGTTCACCCAACAATACCTATACTCTGAGATCCCATAAGATGCCCCAGCACCCCCAAATCAACAAGCTGTATAAACACTCGTTCACTCCGACAGGCAGACTGGGCAAATGACTCGGTACTCACATTCCACTCCCTCTgcatcctcccctcctccctgggcGCCCAGCCGGTGCGGTTTTCTTGCTGCGTGTTGGGGGTGCAGACgcccctgcccctctctgggaGGACCTGGTATCTCCTCTGAGCCCCTTCTCAGCCCCTCGCCCAGGGATTCCCTCACCTCCGGGGGACCGGCGCCACCTCTCCCACTGGCGTGGCCCGCCCAGCACCATCAACCAGTCCGCCAGGCGCCCGCATGTTTATGCAGCCCTCTAGGAGCCCGTCGTCTGTCCGTGCGCGTATCCTACCCTCGGCCTCAGTCCATTCCCGTCTCACCTCGACGTCGGCCTCCAGACTTCTCCCGCTGCTGCCGCCACCGCTGCGTTGCAGCAGCCGCAGCCGGGAGGGAGCGAGTCAGCGAGCGAGCGAGGGAGGGAGGCGGCGGGTCTCCCCTCCTCTCaggtccccacccctcccctacgCGCCGCCGCCGCCAACGCGCGCCGCCCCCGCCCCTTGCACGCCTCCCGCCGCTCCTCTCCGGGAGGGAGCCTTGCGTGCCAGGCCCCGCGTTACCCGGGCAACCTGCCGGGGGTCCGCTCATACCCCCTCCCTGTCCCTTCTCACGCGCGCCTCCGAGGGGTGCCCCATTCCCAAGCCCTGGGCCGCTCCCGCCAACGGTCACCGGGGGTcctggcagaggcaggatttggaGGAAACGGAGGGGTCTGCGAGGAGACAGGACCAGAGACAGGCAGGACGGGTGGAGGCACCCCGACaagcaaagaaaagagaagggaggCAAATCTTGGGGAGGCTGCACATAAGTATGGTGGGTTTTCACAGGACAGCCTGCAGAACAGGAAATCCCCCTACCTCCAAGGAAGCAGCAGCAGAAATGGATACTGTAAAGTTCAAGAAAAGGTACCTGGAAGGGAAGAAGCCAGGACTGGAAAGGGGATTCCAAGAGGCAAGGCCAAGGCTGCAAGGGCAATCTGGAACAGTAGGAGGGGGCTGGGGCGGAGGAGCCCGAGTAAGCGCAGGGTGGAAGGTGCCAAGAATTAAACGGACAAGTGCAGTTTCTATTCCGGACCTCACTGCCCCGTTCTAGGGCTCAGACTCCCCTAGCCGTCCTGCAacatccaccaccaccacctcagaGCCTTGGGGATGCACAGGTATTGGGTGGGGACTGAGCAGCAGGTAGTGGGTATGGATGGGGGTGAGAAGCATCTTATGTCCAGCAAGCCCATTTGGATTTCTAACCCAGGCTTCTTCAAACCACTAGTGACTATTCTGGGCCTGTCCAGACTGAGTATTCCCCAGAGACCTGGGGGGTCCTGGAACTTGCTCTCCACAGCCTCAGGAGCCTGGCCGCACCCTGAATCTGGCTGCAGCCACTGATGCTGcctctggggagggaggagccagGGCCCCAAAGCTGGGCAGGGCAACAACAGGGACTGACAGCAGGTGCAAGTAGAAGCCCTTTGGAGGTGGGGAACTGGGGGCCTGGTTAAGAGCAATTCATTCAATCGAGTCACAGAcaggtttttatttaaaatttattgtaaTCGGGTCCGCgcagaaaagggggggtgaagGGAGGGGAACATGCAGGGGACACAGGAACACGATGACATGGCCAGAGCCACAGCttctgttgtgggagaggaggatGAAAAGAAAAGGCCAGGGCTGGAGCTGGGATGGAAGAGGGAAGTGGGATACACTGCAGCTGCATTCCCCCCACTCCCAGGAAGCACTCTAGTCCCTGGATTCCCCCATTTACCCTGGCTCCCTAAGAGTCCATCTCTCATCCTACCTCTGGCCCTAGTGGCTCCTCCTTTTGCTCCCCTTGACTTGTTTTCCCCTGACGGATTCTCAAGTAGGATGTTCAGGGCCTGACCTTGAACAACCTCACCTTATGAAGGCACAAACTTTGCCTTCCTTATTTCTGCCCCTTCTCAAATCGCACCTTTCCCTTTGGGAGGGAATCTTTGattcccctccttcctctcctccctccccctggaaaaaaaaaagcaccaacTCCCCATAAGGGGCAGCAGACAGTAGTGGGGGCGGACTGGAAGGAGGAGAGCAAGAAGGACCATCAAGGGAGAAGGCTCACAAATCCCCAGAAGGGTAGGGCAGGGGCTTACAGAGAGGAGAGGGCATGAGGGCTATGGCCACTCCTGTCCTCTGCCACCCCTGCCCACTGTCCAGGGGTTTCAACACAACTGAGGGGACAGGTGTGTATGGGGTCAGGTCTGAAAGGGAGAAGATAGGAGCAGGAGAAACAAATCGTTAAAACCTAGCGAATTCccctaagaaaacattttttcctcctttccttctggaggcgccttggtgatgggggaagtagtGAGGAGTTGGTgggaaaagagagggaaagaggagatGGTATCAAGGGACTTTCCTCCATtctcccctcttcccccaccaaccTGGAGCTCaccagggctgggagggaagTGGCTGAGAGCTCACGGGCACCCCCTCGGCCCCCGAGAGGGAGCCCACAGCTGTGGGAGGGGCCGCCACCactgctgctgccgccgccgccgctgccgccatTGGACAAACCTCACCGGTACCTGCAGTGAGAAACACCAGATCACAGTGCAATTTGAATGGCAAGAGCCACCACTCCTTGTCCCAGACTTTCCCAGACTCCCTCCCTTGGGACACAGCCGTTGCTTACTTCCTATTTGGTCCCCAGTCTCCGGCCTGCATCTTTATCCAGTTCTTCTGAAGGGCCCTCCCTGTCCCCAGAAGTGTTCCTAACTTGAGTGATAGATGGGTATCCCTGGCGCCTTCCTGAGATCCCCTATTGGGCCCTTTGAGCCCCGTCGTCCCACacaccccatcccacccccccAGCCATTGCCCCACGCCTTGCCTGGTGGGTGCAGGGGTCCCCCTCAGCAGGTGGGCTGTGGCTGGGGGGCATCTCCCGGGACAGGGGGGGCGGCCCCCCCCAGATGGGTCTGCATGTGGCCGGCCAGCTGGGCAGGGGTCTTGCAGTGCACGCTGCACAGCTTGCACAGGATGCGGTCAGCCCGCGGGGCCTGGAGCCCGTGGTCCTTCACCGCGTGGATGCGCAGGTATGCTGCCGTGGTGAAGCCTATTGGGGGGGGTGGAttggggttggggggggtgggggtCAGCCAAGTGGAGACCCCAGAGACGGGGCTGTTCTCCTAGGC comes from the Manis pentadactyla isolate mManPen7 chromosome 10, mManPen7.hap1, whole genome shotgun sequence genome and includes:
- the PRRT2 gene encoding proline-rich transmembrane protein 2; protein product: MAVSSSEVSKMKQIEEGPQTQGEGPGHPEAKTGPLQVPEEPEALQPGPDIAGDPVDSEPKAGLAPENTETPAGAPETAQARDLSSGPGGESKANPNPKEACQESAPKPEVSKEATADQGSNLESAAPLEPASEPTPLADPQSDPHPDPQSGSQPIPKPALQPETPTQEDPTPETLTESMGEKQENGAVVPLQAGDGEEGPAPQPHSPPSTKKTPANGAPPRVLQQLVEEDRLRRGHSGHPGSPRGSLSRHSSSQLAGSGVEGGEGTQKPRDYIILAILSCFCPMWPVNIVAFAYAVMSRNSLQQGDVDGAQRLGRVAKLLSIVALVGGVLIIIASCVINLGVYK